CCGCACAAATTAATTTGACCATGACCTTGCGTTTCAAAAAACGGCGTCACAACAGCCAGCATGTTATAAACACCACCCAAATTCACCTGTAGACTTTTATGGATAAAGCGAATATCCGCCCTACCCGCAGCTGAAGGATCATAGACGGCTGCTAAAAAGATGACTCTATCTAAACGCTTAACGGATTGAAACGCCGCAACTGTTTGTTGATGGTCACTTACATCAAAAGCCAACACTTGATGATTTGCGCCTTTTAGTTGCGCCCTCACCTCTTTTAATTGCGACTCTCGACGTGCTGACAAAATAAGGTTGGCACCACGCTCACTTAATGCTTTGGCAGTGGCCGCCCCAATGCCACTACTGGCGCCAATAATCCATATATATTGACCTTGAACTGATTGCATTAACTCTTTATTGTCAGCATAAAAAAGCATGTTTAATCTTGTTTTTGCATAAACAATGTTA
This region of Methylophilaceae bacterium genomic DNA includes:
- a CDS encoding SDR family NAD(P)-dependent oxidoreductase; the protein is MQSVQGQYIWIIGASSGIGAATAKALSERGANLILSARRESQLKEVRAQLKGANHQVLAFDVSDHQQTVAAFQSVKRLDRVIFLAAVYDPSAAGRADIRFIHKSLQVNLGGVYNMLAVVTPFFETQGHGQINLCGSVAGYFGLPNAQPYSSTKAAIINLAETLYVEYQPKNIDIKLISPGFVRTEMTDMNSFDMPMMIEVDEAAQHIVAGITASNFEIHFPKKFTLIMKLLRSLPYCLSFKFSKKLR